The genomic window TATCTACATTATTTATAGAAAGCCACATCGTCATCTTCGTCATAATGCCATACACCTTAATATTGGATTATTTCATAGATTTTTACATCTTGAATAACAGTTAGCCCATAATACAATATCACATTGATTTGattacaggaaagaaaaaatgcATATTTCATATCACGCGATAGCCATGATTTAAACATGTGTAATTTATCTGTGTAATTGGGTTAAAGGCATCACAACACAGGTAGTCAGTTGTTTCATTTGGCAtgaccccccccaaaaaaaagaatcagaacTCACTGAAAGGTTTTCTAAAGCACTACAATATTTCTCCTGCTGTTCTTCTTAAATTGTTCTTCAAAACACTTTGATCAGGAAGTAAAAactcagaagacacaaacaacagaagaataaataaattatctGAACGACAAAGTGAGGACTTGCACAGCAGTTTTCTGATGCCTGAGAGCTGTGTCACAAAAAAATCCATCTTTGGTTACAACACGGAAGAGTGTTAAGgccacgtgtaaaaaaaaacccagcatgaATTCAAGaaaaaagttagaattctgactttaatctccaaattctgacttttttgcCCCGAATTCTGACTcgaaattctgactttaatctcagaattcagactttttttctccgaattctgattttaatctcaaaattctgactttttctttaatctcagaattctgactttttctttaatctcagaattctgactttaatttcagaattaatgatgttcaccttttttttttacatgtgaccCTAATATTCTTCTGTAATTTGTCATGTttctttgtaaattaaaaaacaacaactttacaCATTGTTTTAGAAAGTTAAttagtgatatatatatattgatataacGATGTGCCACTGAGACCTGTGAAACAAATGTACGTGAACTCATATGGAGATAATCAGTCATATTATGGGATTCAATTATAAATATTGGAAGTGCTTATCCACGTCCTCAAATTAACCTTAAATTGAACGTATCATCATCAGCTGACTGAACATCACATCAGTGACGTTTAAAAACATCAGTTATCATCACAAAGAGCCTTGAAATACTAATATAACACTCGGATAACTATGGCACAGATTAGGACCTCCCTCTCATTTCACTGTACAGCGTTACAGAAGGAAAACCTCTCACGATAGTAGTTCACTGCAACAGTTACAGGGCAGACTGGACAGAGTGGACATGCAAAACATTAAACCTCAAAGTctaaatattcaaaaaaaaaagaaaaaagtagatAAAAATACCACAAAACAGTACAGCAAAAGACTGCTACAATAATTAATCTACAATATCtacaataattaataatacatgAAATCAAATACTTCTAATTCATACAATTATCGGGATCAACTCTACCAGACCCACCAGTGGGTTTATCTTTCAATTTGACGTTTACggtgggattaaaaaaaaacaataaaaaaatttaattaaacaactattttaaaatcaaaataagtgattcattgttttacatttgGGAAATAATATGTGAATTAGTTTTGCCCCCCTGAGAATCAGACAAGAAGATCAATACAACCTTTATGCACACATGCAAAATTAAGAGCCATAAATAGAGGTGTGTTGGATTATGTAACAAAGTTTGTCCAAAGATCGGATAACGAAGACATAAACCGACCAaatattatgtgtttttgtaaacatactattatgagaataaagtcgtaatcttttgaaaatgaagtcgtaatattatgagattaaagtcataacctttcgagaataaagtcgtaatctgtctagaataaagttgtaatattatgagaataaagttagAATCTTTCgtgaataaagtcgtaatattatgagaataaagtcataaccttttgagaataaagtcataatctgtctagaataaatatgtaatattatgagaataaagacgtaatctttcaagaataaagttgtaatctgtctagaataaagttgtaatctgtctagaataaagttgcaatattatgagaataaagacgTAATCgttcaagaataaagttgtaatctgtctagaataaagttgtaatattttgagaataaagtcatatcctttcgagaataaagttgtaatctgtCTAGAATACAGTTgtaatattataagaataaagtcatagcctttaaagaataaagtcgtaatctgtCTAGAATAAATTTGGAATATTATGAGAGTAACGACATAATCCGTCTCGAATAATGTTGTAATAtttagagaataaagtcataatctgtctaaaataaatctgtaatattatgagaataaagtcataacctttcgagaataaagttgtaatctgtCTAGAATAAATTTGCactattatgagaataaagtcataacctTTCGAGAATCAAGTTGTAATCTGTCTAGAATACAgttataatattatgagaataaagtcgtaatcttttaagaataaagtcataatattatgagaataaagttgtaatctttcaagaataaagtcataatattatgagaataaagttgtaatctgtCTAGAACaaatttttaatattatgagaataaagtcataacctTTCGAGAATAAATTCGTAATCTGTCTAGAATacagttgtaatattatgagaataaagtcgtaatctttcaagaataaagtcataatattatgagaataaagttgtaatattattagaataataatacatacaaaaaaataatctctcttcagtttggccctaatgcTGATTATACTAGATAatagtttttatattatttaacgTGTACAAATTACATTTTGCATCTTTATGGAGGAAAGTATGGAGTATGGATTTTATAGGATATAAAGTGAAGTaacagttgttttcttttacacacaGATATCAGAGTTGGTATCAGTCTTCTCATCAAACCCCGAGgaggaaattaaaataaacatacgTTTCCAAAGCAGCCTTTTAAATATATATCGATTCTTGGGTTTGAATTTTCAGTCAACGTAGGCATCAAACATCAGTCAGGTACTGCAATGTGTGTAAGAAGAATAGAatattatgatataatatagaaaaatatgttttagtGAATGTGGACGATAACCGAGAACAAAGAGGTTAAACTCCAACAGTACTTGGTTAATCTTCAGGTTCACAGTTTGgcattttgtgttaaaaaacagGGAGGTAACAAATCGGTAAAATCAAGctctttgtatttttgtaaagTGTGAGTCAGTTCTATTAATGTCATCAACTACgtataaaaatctaaaaataatacatgtgttTTGGATCATTAACTTCGTCATATACAGTAGTTAAAGACCGTTTTGAAATTAAAAGCACTTGACGTcgctaaataaatatatatatattcctgtTCTTACTGAAATGTGGTAAAATATTGAAAGGCATCTGGGGTTTTGttaagattatttttcatataaTGTGATGATTTCTACATATGAAACAATAGCTTTAACTGTTTCCTTCTCCGCTCGCCTTAAAGCACTGACGTGTGTAACCTGATGGTGAACAGCTCAGCCTCAGCGCGCTGCATTTGTGCGTCTCGCGAAAAACACTTCTTCatatgtgcgttaaaaaatagCTTCTGGATTATTTAGCTCCctaatttatgtatttatatcttgATGCCTTCCTCTCTGTTCTATACAGTaccagctgcagctgtttgtgtgtaaataaagaggaagaaacagGTCATTTCACCACTGTGAGTATGAACTATgagcacacgcacgcacgcacacacacacagtgtttaacGAAGACCCCGTTCATTCCTGATTACTCGTGAAAAGGACGTTATGTTAGATTGAATCACTGAACAGTTTATGAAAGGATGTTTTTGGttaaataagtgtttgtttgtttgtttgttttttaaaaaaagaaaagaaaagaaaagagaaaggggATTTGAACTTGGTCAATCCAGATgtgatactgtacattttatattgttattaacCCCCAGGCTGTGTGCTGGGCAGCACTGTAGTGTGTTCCCTCCCTTTGCATTGACCGCGTCCTTGTTCACTGAAGCGGCCTCTAGTGGCCTCCTGCGGCATGGCTGCTCCCCGATGTCCAgtcgatgatgatgaagctgagACTCATCACCATGAAGGAGATGCCCAAAGCAGCAAAACAGGCGGCctgagagagaggagaacaaccaacatattattataacatattatatatatatacatatatatatatatatatgtatatatatatatatatatacatatatatgtatatatatatatacacatatatatgtgtatatatatatatagatatatatacacatatatatgtgtatatatatatatatgtatgtatatatatatatacacatatatatacatacatatatatgcatatatatatatattcattccTCACCAGTATCTTTGGGACTGAGTTCATGGGTTCTTCGTCTTTGGGGACGATGCGGATGTAGAAAACAGCTGGGAAGATGAAAATGAGGCAAGGAGCCGACGTGGCAcctaaaaagtgtaaaaaaagaaaagaaaagaaaagaaggatgggtcaaaaacaaagcagcaacagacaaagaaaaaagatgctTGAATTAATCTGAGTGGGATTAATTCTTTAACCTTCATTTCCTGCTACATTTCCCATGGGGTCTGTAAACATACACAGTGCAAAGGTTGCTGTAAACAGCTTTAATGTATTGCTTCACAGTGTGAACTGTGTCTCTGTACGTCCATGTGCACTGAAGTCCACTCTGTGCATACTCCCGCATGTGTACCTAAACGCCTGCACATGTTTGTCAGAGCAGAAGCAGCGACTTTGAAGATGTCCTTCATCCGCGTTttaacttttatgttttttcaacTTTCACCTCCGACCCCATGATACGCCGCCTTCCCTCTGAGGATCCACCGTGACAATAATATTGACTCAGTCCGTCACGTTTGTCCGTGTGCAAACACGCACATTTTCCTATTCGGAACTGAAATTTCAGTCtgtaaacagagacagaataagtAACCGATAATCAccacattatttaaaatgtggccTGTGGTCAAATGAGTGCGGAGAAAGTGTTTAATTAGACGTATGGGATTCCGCTTTTAGGGAATACTTAGGTGTGagatcagctttttttttttttgcattgtcgATAAATGGTCAATACTCACCAATGATGCCAAAGATGCCCAGAATGTTTGGCGCAAATATCACCAGCATGTTGATGAACGTCAGCAGAACGATGGCGATGGCAGTGTGACGCAGCCAGTTAAAAGACTTGGTGGGGAACAACATATGCTGGATGGCTCGACGCacctgcgacacacacacacacacacacacacagaggtttccCAGATTAAAGGGTGTCGTAACGTAACATCCACTGAGCATTGCGGGGggacaaatcaaaaacaaactcacGGGAAACAACACAATAGGCACAGTCAGTGTGACAGCGGTGAGGACGgccacacgcacgcacagaaTCAAAGTGTCGTAGGGATCAATGCGGCTGTAAGTGTGCAAAAGTTCAGGCTCCACTTTGTCTGCGGGGAAAAGAGAGTAACAACAAATGCTGTTATTACATGCAAATGTCGCTCGgtcatataatataaatataatataatagtcgtgataataataaacttttaatacaaggattgcagcgtcacagtaaaaggaaaataaaatgtacacaatgaaacacaacacagggtggaaagtctaaagtaaaaaaaaaacagtttttactttgaaataaaacaaaatatgcaaataattgGGGTTTGATTCCTGGTCAGGTAACACTCTCTTTCTCACCCTTTTATCAGTCAACTGTTCCTTTCCAGGACTACTATTATGTCGCTTATTCCACTTTAGACAACAGCGTCTGCTAAACGGTTGAATTTAAACTGAAGTCTGGTcagtgaaggccaccgtagttccctaaCACACTTGAGAAAGAGAGGGGTGAGGAGGGGTTGACTGTTTACCatttctcaccattagatgtcactaattcccaTCActatttacacactggacctttagtaataaaataaataataaatatcttCCTGCTACATTCACAGTTACAGTAAAGGGCTGAAAAGTAGgcaaaaaaattcaaatttttcTCATATGGCCACCTTTTTAAAACATAACCTTTACATGATTTCTCCTTCAAGCTTATTGTCAAGTAATTTTAGATAAGGAAACCAATGCTTGTATAATATTCCTCTTTGTGTATATAGCTGCTTCTCTTCTATCTTTTATTTCCACCGTCTCTGAGACAAAACAGCATTACTTTTGCTTTTCTACAGTAAATCCTCTGACAATGAGAAAATCAAtgagacacaaacattcactgtgTCAGAGATGTTCTCACCATAAAAGGTCAGGTAGCCGAACAGAGCGGCCAGAAAGTACATGGTGTACATGACCAGGATGGAGAGGTTGGACACTTTCTgcatcttcttctttgttggacTGAAATCAGAGAGTTCACAAGTCACAAGTCACATTCCGCACCGGCGTGCAATCGAACATCGCGAGGGTACAGAGGCGGTGACTCACTCGCGGAGCTCGGTGTAAATGGGCAGGACTTCAGGGTGGCACACAAAGGCGAAAGCCAAAATGGGAATAGTGTATGCTGTctgtgaagagagagacatAAACACACGACTGTCTAAGATTAGCAGCGTCTCCAAAATAGCAGACTTGTGGTTCGCACCTGCACAGTAAACGTTCCAAAATGCTCCAAATGTGCTACATGTGTCTTCGCCTCAACCGCTTACCTGCGAGTTCATGGTGAACAAGCGCGGGGAGCAGTGCGAGTCGGCGTCATCCGCGGCGTGGACGAGTCCGTTGGTGTACTCGTGGCCGTGGCTCGAGACGTTGACGGCGTGGTGGGCAGCGGTGCTGTTGGCCGAGAACTCCTCAAACGGGCAGGGAATCTGAAACTTCTTATAGATGACCTgcaaagagagagaagtgaggATATCACCCACGATGAGTCATTTAACAACAGCTTGTTCTGACGAGAAAGTGGTCTTAAGTGTGTCGGTGACTTACGGCAGTAAGAAAGAACACCATGCAGCTAAGGGAGAATCCGCTGGTGTAGCCGAGGTAACCTGAAAAGACAAAGACGAGACAACgagacacttttaaaaatagCCCGACCGATTGAACTCACAGCGCTATGAGATCAGAAAGCGTGTTTTTGTTGTCGTGAATAGCAGGGTGTGATTCTCTCAGGGAAACGGGCGCCCGCTGCGTCCATTGTATGTGGcggaacaataataataataataataataataataataccacaCTAATTGCTTGATTTTTGAGGCAGCTGTTCAAAATCGAGCAGAAGTAAAATATGAGACGGTTGTGTAACGCAGGAGTGATTTAAACCAAGATTTAAGTTCTTAAAAGGTGATCAAAGCCGCACGAGAAGATCTTGAAGAGCAATgatttaaacaataataataaaaaaagaaagaatgtcaTTTTGAGGGCATTTTAGTGTTTCGTAAGATCTCAACacgttatatatatatatacatatatatatatgtatatatatatacatatatatatatatatatatatatatatatatagtgattTAGACCAACGCTGGTCCTCTGCATGTTGTGGATGTTCCCTGCtacagcacacctgattcaaatgactgggtcgttatcaggcttgtGCAGAGCtcgatgacgagctgaccatttgaatcaggtgtgtgggAAACTTACAATCAAAACATGATTTaaggtttaaaagaaaaaacaggaaacaagaacaAGCAAAGTAACACAGGTCCCAGGCCAGTTTCGGCCTGAGGACATCGTATCGTATGCTCAGCCTCTAAACCAGacgtgtcaaactcaaatgacctgggggctaatgagtgtccagtctggtcaacagggggcgatgtagagaaaaagtgggaaaaaaaccaACTCTTCTCTAGCTTAAAATAGATATTTATCATGATATTTCatatcatttcaaagtaaaagtgtttgttttgataatataattcacaataaaacatattaattATAAAtcttaattattaaataaatctaaattaaaacaagattaaacaAGTTTATATAtgtgatttaatatttaatgctttaattataaacaaatgtgttattgttcaaaaaaatatttctagtaatgtggccacatgtggcccacgagccgccagtttgacacctctgctctaaACTCACCAAGTTGCTTCATTAAAGCCAGGGGGAGGATGATGCTGGCAGAGACCATGATGACCAGATAGTTTCCATTCATGTACCACAGACTGTTGGGAAGAAAACGTCCAGTTtattcacagagacacagacagatgaaCACAGACCTGAAAATGACGTTTCCACATCAATAGTGAAGATGTGGCAATGTCACCCGGTTGTTAAATCTCTAACTCATCCAATTGACAAACATCACCCTTGGCATCAAGACTGTGGAAAATCTTACTGGAATAGACTCTTACATAACTCTGAAGAACTATGTGACAGTTCACAGTCGGGGAAAAGGGACGACATATTTAAGCCCACGTGTTACAAGACACTAAAGAAGTCCATAAATATAACCAGAGGTCAGCTCCGCCCTGTTCGCCATCTCTATCCTGCACttcattaaaacatgaacagaaTTATTCATTGTTTAAAGGAATACTAGAACAGGGCTAGTATATTTGAAAAGCTGTGCTTCCCAAACTCACTTTatatatcttcattcttttctttgctacGTGCCCAccggtgacacttggtcctgttagcgtagcagttagcaaagatggcggacactgtttacaatgcattgggtctaaaaagtgtggaattagcgttgccgtttaagcctcggaccaagtgtcacaaaaaaaaagaatgaagatattctGATATTCTCCACTCAggggaagcacatttttttttaaaaaatactaaatgCAACTTGTTAAAGTATTTCTTTAATATAAAGCTTAAAAAGTCCTCACACTGAGTAtcgtttaaataaaaacaaacgtcCGTTACATAGTCGGGCCATTGTCGAATGACTTCACACAGAAGCCTATccgctccacacgactctctctgtgttgccGTGTTTAGATCTTGTATTGAGCCAGTGACATTCCTGCACTtccaacaggaagtgatttgtttaatgtCTAGACAGAACTGAGACTGAAATCACACAAAAGCCCCCATAAATGTTTCAGAAGTTCGATGggatcaaacaaacacacaaacgctctCTCCGTCAGGtgtgatagtattgcttgacagagcctgttttttttacactggcGGACACAGCGTAGTTGAGTGTTTTGGGCCGTATTTGGAATTAGCGGGGCGGTGTCTAACACATAAATCTCTACTTACATCTGCAAATGAGACCATAATCATAATCTTTTATTCACTTATTCAGTTTCCACATTGCTGTTTTTGGGAAGGAGCTGCCGGATGACTGTTTTGTTCATTGTCCTGTGAGACGACTTGTTTTGTCTTCACGGGAAACAAAAAACTGTAGgaaaaaactgtatttactgcagacCCAGAGGCCTCAGACGTGAGAGGAGCAAAAGCAACATGCAGCTTAAAAAATGATTGACAAACgataaaaaaacactctcttAAATATACAGATACTGAGCAGTCTAACTCCCCTTATAAGCTGCTAAGCTTGTTATTCTTAACCGCCCCTGAAAGAGCGTGTGGATTTatgagtgcagtgcagtgcagtggcTCTATGACCCCGCTAAGACCTGGtgttaacatccatcctgagagATCCAGTCAAAACTACGACGACTAAGTCCTAATctgtccaaaaaacaaacaaaataaacttgGATTGAGAACACAACGAGCTGCATGAACTCAATCCATCCTCGTCCACGTCCTCAGCCGACGTccttattttgttttcacactaaTCAGCATACGCTGATTTATTCATAGACAAACGTAACCCTCATTCCTTTTTCCTAATAATTCGGCACGAATGGAGCTCAGcaaagtgtctcacacacaaccCCGTGGACAGCGCTTGAGCACATTGACGATCCACATGAGACGCCGCgtccaggacacattttaaaggcaggtgtgaacagttacactctgtctgtgcatgtgcatcACATCACTCGGGACAGATGTTGAGCGCCGGTTATTGAGAATCCAGAATCCATCGCAACTGACGACTGAGAGCAAACCCAGTCAGGTCTCACGtcgcagagagaaaaacacactcatgaGCAAATTGCCAGTGTTTCAATTGCATAGGCTCTATCAcctattcattttttttattgttttcaatttCACGAGATCAATGACATACAACGGCGTGTGAATTTAGGGTTGTGATATCACACTGTAATGAATATTAGTCAgcaaatctttaaaaaatatgttttaaattgtaaaatgtcCCAATCATCACGTTTTTTAGCACAAGTTTTCAATAAAATCTTCATGGTTGGGTTTATTGTGTTGCAAAAAGAGCCGATATTGAGTCctcaattttttttaagttctgaaatattaaaattgGCATATTAAATGGCAttaatatttagttatttacCATGGGAGTAATACACAACTGTATTATATATATGGAcatcatggtgtgtgtgtgtttataggtcacaagggttttcgtcttcttatgttttgttgagtcaaagttaggattcattttatatcgcatttttggtcgcgatataaagtagcaataattgtgcagaagtcacaaaatagagcgtttctcttttctttttgttcacaaaaccGAGCCtggtgaactttgaactgtgacgtatttccaaatttcacaaattcaatccgatttgacacattttgagcACTTTTGGAGTCGTTTTTTCCATCAGATTGCCtaagttgtgctgaaaaaaaggatataagacactctatattgcacatgcttataccctctgtatatactgtatgttcaaaCATAGTCATGCCAACATGCTCTGcgctctaagggttaaaaaaccTAGAATATCAGCTCCCATCCTTGCGACTTCAGTCTGAGTCAAGTTCAAGTTTACAGCGCGGACAGAACTCCTGCTGCCAAGTCACTATGTGTGATCATTTCCccccacacatgtacacacactgcTCTCACAGTGCATACTATGAAACACCACGTCTtcatataaacattttatttgttaatcTTCCCTGGGGCTATCTTAAGTGAAAGGTACTTGTCTGCCACACATCATTACTGTCTATTTTAAGAGGCACGGGCTCATAAATAAACCCACCGCCCGTCGCTCATTCCACTGGCGCGTCAAGTGGAAATGAACAGCTTGTCTCAGTGGTTGAACTTGCACCAGGCTGACCTGTCCTTATGCTCAACCTCGGAATTTGGCGACCATGTTGCACCACCTGCCGCtgtcattagtgtgtgtgtgtgtgtgagagagagagacagcgaacAAGAGCCATAATACTTCGTACGTCAATTTTGATTGTGTCTAATTTTCTGACCctgacataaacacagaggGGTTTGAGTTTATTCCACTGCTCAAAGCCAGATCAGTGATAAAGGGTAAGGACACGCCCCTTCAGAGGTCATTGGCCCACATAACATTGGTGAGAGTTATCTTCAGggcatgacaaaaaaaaaaaaaatgaatggaaaaacaccaagagcagcagcacaacacaaGATTCCAAGAAGTCAGGCCATAACCTTTTGTTGAATACCTCGCGTTAAAGAATGTGCATTGTATACTGACGCTCAGGATGTTTAGGTTCCCGTAAAGAATGGATTTACTGTTTTACTcaagtcatgtttgtgtgttttattattcctccagACTCAGATCCCTAAAAAGGGAAGTGTACATACACAGTTGCTGCAGCGTCGTCTCAGCACAAGGTTTGTTTTTAGATTTGAAACGGCAGCTGGAATCCGCTTTCGTCCTCCGTGACCTTATGCAGAGAGTCTGTGTCACTCTGACGCAAACGGGCGCTTCAGTAACGTTGTGTGTATACATAACTTACAGATATttaacaatgacacacacacacacacacacacacacacaccccatcCGCGCTCAGCCAATTAGAATCTGCTATTCTCATCACACCCCTACACGAGTGACTGCATTAATGAATGGTgccaacagacacacactccctgCCCACATGCAGTTATTCTGCCAGGCCCCTTGACCCTGAACACATCAGATGAGAGTCATGTGCCTCTCACAGGCAGCACAGGTATGTCGGTGCTGAACAGGGCCGTCGAAAATCCGTGATACTCACTCAGAGGTGGGATCTGCCTTCAGGAAAGCCTGGATGACCAGCGGT from Solea senegalensis isolate Sse05_10M linkage group LG4, IFAPA_SoseM_1, whole genome shotgun sequence includes these protein-coding regions:
- the slc38a3b gene encoding sodium-coupled neutral amino acid transporter 3 isoform X1; translated protein: MEPAQSEVNILSNGKSHDFGDDMGVAMKTLLDDDQNGTQTVRFDDPDGGLENEEFLPSAEGKNPRFTDFEGKTSFGMSVFNLGNAIMGSGILGLAYAMANTGILLFLFLLTAVAALSSYSIHLLLKSSGIVGIRAYEQLGYRAFGTPGKMAAGIAITLQNIGAMSSYLYIVKSELPLVIQAFLKADPTSDLWYMNGNYLVIMVSASIILPLALMKQLGYLGYTSGFSLSCMVFFLTAVIYKKFQIPCPFEEFSANSTAAHHAVNVSSHGHEYTNGLVHAADDADSHCSPRLFTMNSQTAYTIPILAFAFVCHPEVLPIYTELRDPTKKKMQKVSNLSILVMYTMYFLAALFGYLTFYDKVEPELLHTYSRIDPYDTLILCVRVAVLTAVTLTVPIVLFPVRRAIQHMLFPTKSFNWLRHTAIAIVLLTFINMLVIFAPNILGIFGIIGATSAPCLIFIFPAVFYIRIVPKDEEPMNSVPKILAACFAALGISFMVMSLSFIIIDWTSGSSHAAGGH
- the slc38a3b gene encoding sodium-coupled neutral amino acid transporter 3 isoform X2 — its product is MEPAQSEVNILSNGKSHDFGDDMGVAMKTLLDDDQFDDPDGGLENEEFLPSAEGKNPRFTDFEGKTSFGMSVFNLGNAIMGSGILGLAYAMANTGILLFLFLLTAVAALSSYSIHLLLKSSGIVGIRAYEQLGYRAFGTPGKMAAGIAITLQNIGAMSSYLYIVKSELPLVIQAFLKADPTSDLWYMNGNYLVIMVSASIILPLALMKQLGYLGYTSGFSLSCMVFFLTAVIYKKFQIPCPFEEFSANSTAAHHAVNVSSHGHEYTNGLVHAADDADSHCSPRLFTMNSQTAYTIPILAFAFVCHPEVLPIYTELRDPTKKKMQKVSNLSILVMYTMYFLAALFGYLTFYDKVEPELLHTYSRIDPYDTLILCVRVAVLTAVTLTVPIVLFPVRRAIQHMLFPTKSFNWLRHTAIAIVLLTFINMLVIFAPNILGIFGIIGATSAPCLIFIFPAVFYIRIVPKDEEPMNSVPKILAACFAALGISFMVMSLSFIIIDWTSGSSHAAGGH